The window TTTGATATTCAGTTTTAGTAACAATTTCTCCTTTTTTAGGCGCAGTAATTTCTAATTTATCTTTAGGATTAATAATTAACTCTGTACATACAAGTGTTGTGTTTCCTGAACTAACTTCAAGTATTAAACCAGGTAAACCCCAGAACTCCTGAGGTCCATGACTTACTGGAATTTGCTGAGTGTACCAAACTTCAACAGTTGTCATTGAAATCTTATTTTCTTTAACATTATTTTTCTCTTTCTTTTTTTCTCTACTATTTATTTTGGACCAAGAAAAAGAATACCAAGTTAACTCTTCTGTTGGAATACTTGCTGTTGCTTTATAACACTCATAGTTTCCTATTACTTTGGTTTCAGAATCTAAATTCCACTCAATATCTTGTAACTTATCTTTAACTAAAAACCTTTTACCATAAAACTCCTGGCTTTGTATTTGAGAATTTTTACTGACATTTTTGTATTGATCACCTGGAGTAAAGTTTTTCCCCCAAGAATCAGTTGCTCCCGATATTGCATCTATTTTATCTTGCTCTTCAAAGAAAGATTCTTGCTTATTGAAAGTTAAGGTGTAGGTTTTTTCTAATCTATTTTTAAGTCTTTCACCTATTTGTTTCTTTTGAGCTACAGACATCCTATTTCCCCAAGTACCTAAATCCATTTTTGTTTTAGAGATATAAGTTGCTTTTCCTTGAAAATCTTTTACTTCAGGTATATTCTTAGTTAAATAAAAACTAGAGGATGTTGTAAATGATACTAATAGAATAATAATTTTAAATTGTAAAGCTTTCATAAAATATATTTTGTTTAACAAAAATACAAAAAAGATAAACAAAACATATGTTTTTTAATAATAAAATTTGGGAAAGGTGAAAATTATAATAATAAGCTACTCCAAAGCATTTATTTCACTATCGTAAAATTCTCCAGCTTTATCCATTAAATCGGCTAATTCTGTAGCAATATCTTCTTCTTTTTCTCCTGTTAAGTCTTCAAACCATTCAACAGAATCGTCTTTTAGATTGATTAAAAAACGAGGGAATTCTGTATGCAACACAAAAATATCTTCAGGAAAATCGCTGTTATCAGCCAGTAAAAATTTAGGTAAGTCCATTGTCTTTTGTTTTAATAAGTTTTTTTGTTAAATAATTGAATCTAATAAATAATAAAATTGAAGCAGTTGTTAATCCTGCTAATAAGCCAAGCCAAATTCCAAAACTTCCATACATTTCTTCTTTTCCGAAGTAATAAGAAACAGGAAAACCAATTACCCAATAAGAGATAAAAGTAAGCAATGTTGGTATTTTAACATCTTGTAAACCGCGTAAAGCTCCCAAAACTACAACTTGTATACTATCTGATATTTGAAAAAATGCTGCTGCAATTAACAATTGAGAAGCTATTGAAACCACTTCCATATTATCTGCATAATTTTTCACATCAGATAAATCCACATAAATATTAGGTAAATATTGATGAAATATAAAAAACAATAAGGCAAATAAAACCGCCAAAATTGTTCCTAATAAAAAGATTGAAAATGCTATTCTACGAAGTTCTTTATATTTATGTAATCCTTTTTGGTTTCCAACTCTAATCATAGAAGCAACGCTTAATCCCATTGCAACCATAAAAGTCATAGAAGATAAATTTAATGCAATTTGATTAGCTGCTTGCGGATTTTTACCCAACAAACCACTTAACCAAATGGCTGCTGTAAAAATTGCAACTTCAAAAAACATTTGCATTGCACTAGGAAAGCCTAAACTTATAATTTTCCTTAACATTAACTTATCTAAAACAAAGAGCTTAATGTCTGAAACTAATTTTTTAGAGCGTTCTTTTTTCTTCAATAACCACCATAAATATAGCACCATTATAAATCTAGAAACTAAAGTTCCGTAAGCTGCTCCTACAATTCCTAATTCAGGGAAACCAAACTTTCCAAAAATTAGTAGGTAGTTTAAAAGCACATTAACCAAATTAGCAATTATAGTTGCATACATCGGATATTTTGTCATAGACAAACCATCACTAAACTGTTTAAATGCCTGAAAAACTATTAACGGAATTAAAGAAAAAGCTACTAAATCTAAATACGGAAGTGCTAACTCTACAACCTCAGTTGGTTGTTTCATTAAATACAGTAATGGCTTAGAAAAATATACTGCCAAAAACATGGCAATTCCTAAAACTGTACATAAAAACAAACCATGTTTAAATGTAGATTTTGCTTGTTTAAAGTTGTTAGAAGAATCTGCTTCAGCAATTAAAGGAGTTATCGCTGTAGAAAAACCAATTCCTAAAGACATTGCTATAAACATAAAACTATTCCCCAAAGAAACAGCAGCTAATTCTGCGGTTCCTAATTGTCCAACCATTATATTATCAACAAAACTAACAAAAGTATGTCCTAACATACCTAACATTACTGGTGCTGCAAGTTTCCAATTGTATTTAAATTCTTTTGTATAGTTTGCTAAAATCAAAATTGAATGCTCTTTTTTAAAAGCACGAAGATAGTTTTTTTTAGCGTTCAGTTAACAGTTCTAATCTGCAGTATTTTGAAAATTTTTAAGTACTTTTGATATTCTAAAAACACATAGAATGGCAACAATAACACTTAAAGGAAACCCTATAGAAACTTCAGGAAACTTACCAAAAGTAGCTGCAAAAGCAGCAGATTTTAAACTAGTTACAGTAGATTTATCTGAAAAAACATTAGCAGATTTTGCTGGAAACAAATTAGTCTTAAACATTTTTCCATCAGTAGACACTGGTACTTGTGCTGCATCTGTTAGAAATTTTAATAAAGAAGCAAGTTCTTTAAAAGACACTAAAGTATTATGTATTTCTAGAGATTTACCATTTGCCCAAGCTCGTTTTTGTGGCGCAGAAGGAATTGATAATGTTGTAATGTTATCTGATTTTGCAACGGGACAATTTGGTAAAGATTATGGTTTAGAAATTACAACAGGTCCATTAGCTAATTTACACTCTCGTTCTATTGTTGTAATTGATGAAAACGGAACTGTAATACATACAGAACAAGTTACAGAAACTGTAGATGAGCCAAATTACGAAGCTGCATTAAAAGCTTTATAAATGAAAAATCCTAATGACGGATTTATAAGAGGTCGATTAAGAAGTATGAAGTTTGCACTTCGTGGAATGTGGTTACTTTTAACTACAGAAGACAGCATTAAAGCACAATCTTTTTTTGCTTTAATAGCTATTATCGCAGGTTTTTATTTTAATATTTCTTCTTTTGAATGGATGGCACAATTATTAGTTATCGGTTTAGTTTTAGTAGCAGAAGCTGTAAATACAGCGGTTGAAGAAGTTGCCGATTTTATTCATCCAGATTATCATAAAAAAATAGGTTTAATAAAAGATATTGCTGCAGGCGCTCCTGCAATTGCAGCACTAATCTCTTTAGCTATTGCAGCTATAATTTACCTTCCAAAAATAACAGAGTTATTAGCGTAAAATGCTATATTTACCAATTATTATTTCAAAAAATTAATGGCCAAGAAAGCAAGTACAAATAAGCAAAAAAGTAATAATCCGTCTTTTATAAAACAAACTCGTGAGTTTTTTAAAAACCGACAAACACAAACCATTCTTGGTGCGTTTTTAATATTATTTGCTGTTTTTTTAACCGTTGCTTTTATTTCATTTTTCTTTTCTTGGCAAGAAGACCAAAGTACGCTAACTGAATTTGGAGATAGAACAATAAAAACTAAAAACTTACTTGGTAAAATTGGCGCAAAATTAAGCAATTTCTTTATCTACAAAGGTTTTGGAATTGGTGCGTTTGTAATTCCTTTTTTACTCTTTATAACAGGTTTACATTGGTTTTTACAAACTAAAACAAAACGAATAATTACCTCTTGGAATTGGGGCTTAATAAGTATGCTATGGCTTTCTATAACTTTAGGTTTTGTTGAAAAAAAATATGCACTTATTTCTGGAATTATAGGTTTTGAAATTAATGAATACTTACAAGCATTTCTTGGTAAAACAGGTTTAGTAATTTTGCTAGGTTTCTTTTTTATTGCCTATTTAGTAATGCGTTTTAAAATTACGCCTGAATTAATTAGTAATAAGTTGAAAGAAAAAAGAGAAAACGCAATTACTAAAGAACATCAAGAAGCTGAATATAAAGCAATGGAAAAAGCTTTTGATGAATCAGAAAGCGAAGAACAAAAGCCTCAAATAACAACAGAAAAATCAGGTTTTGAATTATCTGTAGAAAATTTACAACCTACAATTAGTAAACATTCTGATGTGCCTGCAAAAACAGCAACAAATTCAATTTCTTTAGAAGTAGATAAACCTTTACAGAAGGAATTAGAACCTGTAATAAAAACTACGGAAAAAGTTTTACCGAAAGAAGTAGAAATTGCTGTTGAAAAAACTATTGAAGAAGAACATTCAACAGAAAACTTATCTGAAAAAATAGTAAAAGATTTTGGAGAATTTGACCCAACCTTAGAACTTGGTAATTTCAAATTTCCAACATTCAACTTATTAAAAGAATACAACGAAACAATTTCTATTGACCCAGAAGAACT of the Tenacibaculum todarodis genome contains:
- the tpx gene encoding thiol peroxidase, producing the protein MATITLKGNPIETSGNLPKVAAKAADFKLVTVDLSEKTLADFAGNKLVLNIFPSVDTGTCAASVRNFNKEASSLKDTKVLCISRDLPFAQARFCGAEGIDNVVMLSDFATGQFGKDYGLEITTGPLANLHSRSIVVIDENGTVIHTEQVTETVDEPNYEAALKAL
- a CDS encoding MATE family efflux transporter, which translates into the protein MILANYTKEFKYNWKLAAPVMLGMLGHTFVSFVDNIMVGQLGTAELAAVSLGNSFMFIAMSLGIGFSTAITPLIAEADSSNNFKQAKSTFKHGLFLCTVLGIAMFLAVYFSKPLLYLMKQPTEVVELALPYLDLVAFSLIPLIVFQAFKQFSDGLSMTKYPMYATIIANLVNVLLNYLLIFGKFGFPELGIVGAAYGTLVSRFIMVLYLWWLLKKKERSKKLVSDIKLFVLDKLMLRKIISLGFPSAMQMFFEVAIFTAAIWLSGLLGKNPQAANQIALNLSSMTFMVAMGLSVASMIRVGNQKGLHKYKELRRIAFSIFLLGTILAVLFALLFFIFHQYLPNIYVDLSDVKNYADNMEVVSIASQLLIAAAFFQISDSIQVVVLGALRGLQDVKIPTLLTFISYWVIGFPVSYYFGKEEMYGSFGIWLGLLAGLTTASILLFIRFNYLTKKLIKTKDNGLT
- a CDS encoding GLPGLI family protein, which encodes MKALQFKIIILLVSFTTSSSFYLTKNIPEVKDFQGKATYISKTKMDLGTWGNRMSVAQKKQIGERLKNRLEKTYTLTFNKQESFFEEQDKIDAISGATDSWGKNFTPGDQYKNVSKNSQIQSQEFYGKRFLVKDKLQDIEWNLDSETKVIGNYECYKATASIPTEELTWYSFSWSKINSREKKKEKNNVKENKISMTTVEVWYTQQIPVSHGPQEFWGLPGLILEVSSGNTTLVCTELIINPKDKLEITAPKKGEIVTKTEYQNIISKKMKEFRDMRAGRGRGR
- a CDS encoding diacylglycerol kinase family protein; amino-acid sequence: MKNPNDGFIRGRLRSMKFALRGMWLLLTTEDSIKAQSFFALIAIIAGFYFNISSFEWMAQLLVIGLVLVAEAVNTAVEEVADFIHPDYHKKIGLIKDIAAGAPAIAALISLAIAAIIYLPKITELLA